Sequence from the Ectothiorhodospira sp. BSL-9 genome:
CACTGCCGTAGACCCACACGGGCGGATACGCACCCAGCGGAAGATAGTGGCGGTAACCCTGGAGGTCAAGGGCGGACGTGCCGCCGACATGGACTTGATAACCCATGATTTTCTGGAGAGACAGGATGCAACTCTTCCAGTCTGGAGGGGCTGGCTGCGGCATGGGGCGACGGAAGACACCGCGCTCCAGCCGCTCCAGCCAGCCGCGATCCACGTATTTCCGGGTGAGGAACCGGTTGACGCCGTGGTTCTCCAGCCAGCGCGCATCCACCACAAAACCGGCGGGAACAGCTTCCAAGACACTCTTCAGCTTTCCCTCTTTTTGTGCACTCATGGCACACATTATGGGTAATGCTCGAAGATTAATGCAAGCCTGCTTCGGACTCGCAAGATTATGGGCGCTTCCGGTCGCCGGCACGAATTGCATGCAATATCCCAAAAAAGGATGCCCGCAATATGGAAGTTTTCGGGCGTCCGCAGGGCAGCAGTGAGGAGTCGTTCGTGAGCAACGGCTCGGCGGCCGCTCCGGGTC
This genomic interval carries:
- a CDS encoding AbiEi antitoxin N-terminal domain-containing protein — its product is MSAQKEGKLKSVLEAVPAGFVVDARWLENHGVNRFLTRKYVDRGWLERLERGVFRRPMPQPAPPDWKSCILSLQKIMGYQVHVGGTSALDLQGYRHYLPLGAYPPVWVYGSDTPSWLSRLTLDAPLISRPLSLFDDPSLGLTEYKHGNAPTLPWGWTLRISSPERAILEALDELPAHESFHNLDMVFEGLATMRPRQLTALLQSEVDPIHWTT